The DNA region CCCAGGACTTCGACTCGGAAACGGGGCGCGAAACGTATCGCCTCTACTTCTACGGGCACGGGGCTGGGAGCCGACGGGCGGTGGCGGTGGATAGTATTCAATCCTTACAGCTAAGCGGGCGCACCGACCCCACCAAAACGCTGGTCCTCGTCCGCTCCCAACAGCAACTCGTGGTAGCTGCCACTCGTCCGGCGCAGCCCCTGACCTACGCTCTATTTTCCCGGCTCTGATTCCGGGTACAGCGCAGGGCTTACGCATCAAACAGCAGCTAGTGTAATAGGCGCGGACCTTTGCCTTTTTAGGCATTGTCAAGGTCCTTATGCTCAGCCAGCTAGTCGCTTCTTTCGCCACCTTACCTGACCCGCGTTGTGCCGGCCGTACCCGGCACCGCTTACTTAACCTGCTCGTTATCGCCGTGTGTGCCGTGGTGGCCGGAGCGGAAACGTGGGTGGACATCGCCCACTACGGGCGCCTGAAGTACGTCTGGCTGACCTCTTTCCTGGAGTTGCCGCACGGTACGCCCTCCCACGATACGTTTCGGCGCGTGTTCTCGCTGGTGGACCCCCTGGCGCTGGAACAGTGCTTCCGGCAGTGGATGGCCAGCACCGCGCCGCCGTTGCCGCGCGAGGTGGTGGCCGTCGATGGCAAAACCATCCGCCGCTCCTTTGACCGCGGCAGGGCCCAAGCCCCGTTGCATGTGGTCAGCGCCTTCGCCACGCAGCAGGGGCTGAGCTTAGGGCAGGTCGCGGTGGCAGGGAAAGGCCAGGAACTGATGGCTATCCCCCTCTTGCTTAATAGCTTGTGCTTAACCAATACGATTGTAACGCTGGATGCCCTAGGCTGCCAGTATGCCGTCGCCCGGCAACTGCTCGCGCAACAGGCGGATTATATCCTGGCCTTAAAAGGCAACCAGGGCCGGTGTCATCGCGCCGTGGTGGCCTATTGTAAAACCGCTTGTTTCGACCTCGGGGCGACCTATGCGCCCGCTTACGACGCCTTTGACTGCCGGCCAGGGCGCTGGGTCCGGCGCCGGGCCTGGGTGCTGTCGTTGTGCGACGAGCTAGCGGCCCTACGGGACTGGCCTGGTTTGCGGGCCATCATCGCCGTCGAAACGATTCGCCACGTGCAACATCAACCCGGCACCCACGCCGAGATTCGCTACTATCTGACCAGTTGCCCGGATGCCCCGGTAGTACTTATCGAGGCCATCCGCCGGCACTGGGCGATTGAGAATAGCCTGCACTGGGTGCTCGATGTGGTCTTCCGCGAAGACGACGCGCGTAGCCGTGACCGGGTAGCCACGCGCAGCTTCGCCGTCTTGCGTAAACTGGCTTTCAACCTGTTAAAGCAAGGAAAACACCAGCCGGGAAGTCTGCGGGCCCGGCGACGAAACGCGGGTTGGAACGATGAATACATGACCCAGCTGCTAACCTGCGCCCGTCAAAAAGACGCTGCTACTTTTGATGCGTAAGCCCTGGGGTACAGCGCTTGCCACAGGTCGGTCAGCTAGTCGGTACTTGTTCGGTAACGAGCTCGTGGCGGTAGCGCTTGGCGCTAGCCCGACTACTGCTCGTGGGCGTGGTAATCGGTGCTTTTAGAGGTGGCTCAAGAAGGCGCACCTTTCAGACCCCCCTCCATCGAGCTGATTAATGCCCCTTTTCGTGGGTCAAAAAGTGGGTTCTGAAACGTATGTTTGTGACCCATACTTTTTGAGCCATGCAACATACCTTCGGCTACGCCCGCGTTTCAGCGGCTGACCAAAACCTCGATACGCAGCTGGAAGACCTGACCCGCGCCGGCTGCACGCGCATCTTTCAGGAAAAAGTGTCGGGTGCTCGCACGAGTAGCCCCGCGCTCACCGAGTTGCTGGCCACCATGCGCGAGGGCGACGTGGTAGTGGTGAACCGCCTGGCCCGGTTAGGCCGCAACACGGTGCACACGATTCAGCTGGTGGAGGAGTTCAACCGCCGTGGGGTGCACTTTCGGGCCCTCGACCTGGGCATCGACTCGCGCACGCCCGCCGGCAAGATGATTATTGGCGTGTTCTCCTCCTTCAACCAGTATGAGCGCGAGAATAACCGCGAGAAGAGCTTGGCCGGTATTAGGTTAGCCAAGCAGCAGGGCAAGCATCTAGGACGACCCGCGGGGCGTGACGCCGAAAAGCTAGCGAAGGTGGCCAAAGCCTTAGATAAAGGCTTGTCGGTGGCCGAGATTGTCACGCTCACCGGCATCAGCCGGGCTAGTGTCAAGCGTTACCGTTACGAACTGGCATCGGCCTGCTAAACAGTAGCCCCTACGTTTTTGATGAGCCAATACCCTAAAAGCCCCTCACTGCCTGAATTTGTCTTCCATACTCGGCAACTGCTGCAATTCTTGCGCGAAAGGATTCGTCTGGCGGTAAATGAGAGCGGCGGCTAAGCCGTGTTCTTCCCCCACAACTCGGCGGATAAATTGCCCGTGACTGTGCTGCCGGAACCACGCGGCAAATAGCCGATGACGCGCCCGCTCCTGTGGCCCCTGTTGGCATACATAGGCCAGTACCCGG from Hymenobacter psoromatis includes:
- a CDS encoding ISAs1 family transposase, whose amino-acid sequence is MLSQLVASFATLPDPRCAGRTRHRLLNLLVIAVCAVVAGAETWVDIAHYGRLKYVWLTSFLELPHGTPSHDTFRRVFSLVDPLALEQCFRQWMASTAPPLPREVVAVDGKTIRRSFDRGRAQAPLHVVSAFATQQGLSLGQVAVAGKGQELMAIPLLLNSLCLTNTIVTLDALGCQYAVARQLLAQQADYILALKGNQGRCHRAVVAYCKTACFDLGATYAPAYDAFDCRPGRWVRRRAWVLSLCDELAALRDWPGLRAIIAVETIRHVQHQPGTHAEIRYYLTSCPDAPVVLIEAIRRHWAIENSLHWVLDVVFREDDARSRDRVATRSFAVLRKLAFNLLKQGKHQPGSLRARRRNAGWNDEYMTQLLTCARQKDAATFDA
- a CDS encoding recombinase family protein, whose product is MQHTFGYARVSAADQNLDTQLEDLTRAGCTRIFQEKVSGARTSSPALTELLATMREGDVVVVNRLARLGRNTVHTIQLVEEFNRRGVHFRALDLGIDSRTPAGKMIIGVFSSFNQYERENNREKSLAGIRLAKQQGKHLGRPAGRDAEKLAKVAKALDKGLSVAEIVTLTGISRASVKRYRYELASAC